The following is a genomic window from uncultured Draconibacterium sp..
CAGCTCTTTTGATAGTTTTATCTTGTTTGTTTTGCTTTCCCAATGCCAACTTCCAAGATGCGCTATTCGTTGCGCTGTTGCAAGATTTGTCTCACTCTCTTTTAGCAGGTCTTCTGATAACTTTCGCAGCGTAATATCTTTTACAAAACCGAGGTACCGGATTTCAGATAACTTGACTGTTTCGATAGAGCACCATCGCTCTTCTCCACTTTTATGGCATAACAATACCTCAACAGTGTCACAATGTGTAATAACTACATTCTGAAGATGAACAGTCCACTTATTGTGTGACTCTTCAGGAAGCAAATCGAGGAAGGACTTGGTTAATAGTTCATTATTTGAATACCCGGATATAAGGCATGCTGCTTTATTCACCTCAAGAAATCGTCCAGTTTCGTCTGTAACAAATACTCCATCGGGAGCATTGTCGATGTAGCTTCGATACTTCTCCTCATTTTTCTTTAAAGCAACATTAACCCTGTTTAGTTCCTCTGTTTTTTTTTCTAGTTGTTCTGATTTATCAATAATTATCTGTTTTGAAATGAAAAGATCAAGAAATACCTTGACCTTACTAATAATGAAGTTTCTATTAACTGGTTTGAAAATATAATCTACCGCTCCGCAGTTATACCCTTGTGATACGTCAATTTCATTAATATGATTGGCTGTAATAAAAATAATAGGCACACGATCAGTCTTTCTTTCTTCATTAAGTTTAACTGCCAGTTCAAAACCATTCATTTCCGGCATCTGTACATCTAAAATGGCCAATGCTAATTCTAGTCCTTTAATTTTCTCTAATGCCTCGAATCCCGAAGTCGCAGCGATAAGGTTAATGTCTAATTTTTTTAGTACAATTTCTAAAAATGACAGGCTGATAGGATTATCGTCTACAACAAGCAAATTTGGGAAAGACTTCATAATATAACTCTTTTTAGTTTAACTTAATCTAATGGAATTGCATGAAAAATCTCATTATCGGATTATTAAGGTCTAATTTGTAAACTTATAATTCATTTAGCACTGATTAGATTTACCCCAGAACTAAATAACCAGTTTAAAAATTAGTTATAGTTGCCCTTTGTTCATTAAGTTTGAACAAAATGGGGCGATAAAGGTATTTCTTCTTGTCAAATTAACTATATGAAGCAAGAAAAAAAGAATAAGATTATAAGTAAACTATTTGTAGATTGTAGCAACACTGAGGTTTCTTCAATGTTTATTGATTCTCGTGAATCTCTATAAACTGGTTAGCTAGATTGTTTCCCTGGAATTCTTTTGTTGTGATAGATCCACTAAATACAACACTACCTTCTTCTCTAAAACCACTGATAATTAACAAAATAAAAGCAAACAATAAGAACACAATCAAATAAAAATCAGTGTTGGCTTCCTAAATATTGTGGAATACAAAATGTTTCTATGTATTTGGTAGCTTTTAGCAGTTTTTTATTGGGTGGTTTTGCTTATCTACATTTCTATTTCAATTGTTATCAGAATTCTCTGGTAAAAGAAAATTTCTCGTTTCTTTCGCCAGAAACCGAAAACAGGAGTTAATGCTCTATCCAAAATTTAAAAGATTATTTACTTAACTTTGGCATGTTTGAGATTTGCGCCAGTGGCAAAATTTCTTTTTCATAAAGAACGAGGAATAAAAAAGAAAACATGTACCAGACAAAAAATCCATTTATCAAACCCGTGATGAAAATGTCGGATTTGATATTCGAGAACCCATCACTACTGTTAATGATGGAACACTTCAATATAAACATTGTGGTACGAAATAAAACCGTGGAACAAATATGCAATGAAAATCAAATTAACCAGCAGGTGTTTATTAGCATTGCAAATTTGTATAATGGCTTTAATATCGCCGACACTAAAAATATGGGCAGGCAGGATATAGTGTCAATCATTCTTTTTCTGAAAAACAGCCACCGTTATTACCTGGACGAAAAGATTCCGGAAATTCGTGACTGTATTAACGGGGTATATGCCAGGAATAATGTACCTGAAATAAGGCTTGTTGGTAAATTCTTTGATGAATATTCACAGGAAGTAAAAGAGCATCTTGCGTATGAAGACGTGGTGGCTTTTCCCTATTTTAGTTTTTTGGCACACGATAAAGAGAATGTTGATTTGAATGATGCCCAATTCTCAGCAGAAGAATACAAACAACATCATACTGATATTGAAACAAAACTCGGGGAGTTAAAAAGTCTTTTATTAAAACACATTCCCCTAAAACAAGACGGTTCTTTAAGGCGGAAACTTTTAACAAACCTTTTTGAACTGGAAATTGATTTAGCCATCCATTCAGTGATAGAAGAATCAATACTGATTCCGTTAATCAAAAAAATCGAAAAGCAACAAAAAATTGGATAAGTGTAGGATAAATATTGCAATTGCTGAACCTTCAGCTATCATATATGAAGGACTATCCAATATTCTGTTACGGGAAGGATGTAATCATTACAACCTTTATCATTTCGATAATATTGAAGAAATATTATACGAAACACCAACAGGCAAAATCGACCTTTTTATTGCAAATCCTTCCCTTGTGAAAGGGAATGTAAAAGCTTTTCATTCTCATAAGAAAATAGGTAATTCTATGCCGTGGGTGGCTCTTATTTATTCATTCTTTGAAAAAGAAATTATCGATTTATTTGATGCCGTTATTCAAATAACTGATTCTCCCGAAACAGTTACTTACACAATACAAAATTTGGTTTCTTTAAAATGCCTATGTAAGTCCGTATTAAAAGAGCAGCTTACCCCAAGGGAAACAGATGTATTAAAACAACTTATACAAGGCTTGTCGAATAAAGAAATTGCCAGTCAGTTAAATATAAGTACCCATACGGTTGTCAGCCATCGGAAAAACATTACACAGAAAACAGGCATAAAAAGCCAGTCAGGACTAACCATTTATGCCATATCCAACAATATTATCAATATAGAAGATTACCAGGAATAATCTTCATCATTTATCCCTTTTTA
Proteins encoded in this region:
- a CDS encoding hemerythrin domain-containing protein, whose protein sequence is MYQTKNPFIKPVMKMSDLIFENPSLLLMMEHFNINIVVRNKTVEQICNENQINQQVFISIANLYNGFNIADTKNMGRQDIVSIILFLKNSHRYYLDEKIPEIRDCINGVYARNNVPEIRLVGKFFDEYSQEVKEHLAYEDVVAFPYFSFLAHDKENVDLNDAQFSAEEYKQHHTDIETKLGELKSLLLKHIPLKQDGSLRRKLLTNLFELEIDLAIHSVIEESILIPLIKKIEKQQKIG
- a CDS encoding LuxR C-terminal-related transcriptional regulator; this translates as MDKCRINIAIAEPSAIIYEGLSNILLREGCNHYNLYHFDNIEEILYETPTGKIDLFIANPSLVKGNVKAFHSHKKIGNSMPWVALIYSFFEKEIIDLFDAVIQITDSPETVTYTIQNLVSLKCLCKSVLKEQLTPRETDVLKQLIQGLSNKEIASQLNISTHTVVSHRKNITQKTGIKSQSGLTIYAISNNIINIEDYQE